One window of the Arthrobacter sp. zg-Y919 genome contains the following:
- a CDS encoding PRC-barrel domain-containing protein — protein sequence MADAFVLHEIQGSSVWANDGERLGLVGEVHLDRVTGEPVWVTVDLGLFATEEHYVPLISARRDGQDIFVNYSRNQVAHSPGANPENPLSPGEESVLMDYYGLR from the coding sequence ATGGCGGATGCTTTTGTGCTCCACGAAATCCAGGGCTCCAGTGTCTGGGCCAACGACGGCGAACGGCTGGGGCTGGTGGGGGAGGTCCACCTGGACCGGGTCACGGGCGAACCCGTCTGGGTCACCGTCGATCTGGGCCTGTTCGCGACCGAGGAGCACTATGTTCCGTTGATCAGTGCCCGGCGCGACGGGCAGGACATCTTCGTGAACTACAGCAGGAACCAGGTGGCGCACTCGCCGGGAGCGAATCCGGAAAATCCGCTCAGCCCCGGAGAAGAGTCGGTTTTGATGGATTACTACGGCCTGCGCTGA
- a CDS encoding YhjD/YihY/BrkB family envelope integrity protein has product MAQDSNSKAETAPSPDDARKPDKPTEVSKPNWKYILKKTVREFSKDQCTDLAAALTYYTVLAIFPALLAMVSILGVVGQGESTTNALLDFVKQFAPEDAAKVIQGPIEQLTNSSAAGITLIIGIVGALWSASGFVKAFGRSLNRIYEVDEGRPAWKLLPTQLLVTLILVLMAAALMLMLVISGPIAEAIGNVIGLGSEAVTVWNIAKWPVMLIFAVLIIAVLYYATPNVKQPKFRWMSMGSLIALVILAIVTLGFSFYVANFGNYNATYGAIGGVIVLLLWIWLANVSLLFGAEFDAEVERGRELQAGIQAEESVQLPPRDTRQTEKRQEQEEKDIEEGRKLRQQHAGKDYDDHLHE; this is encoded by the coding sequence GTGGCGCAGGACAGCAACAGCAAAGCCGAGACAGCACCGAGTCCGGACGACGCACGCAAACCCGATAAACCCACCGAGGTTTCCAAACCCAACTGGAAATACATCCTCAAGAAGACCGTCCGGGAGTTTTCCAAGGACCAGTGCACCGACCTGGCCGCGGCGCTGACGTACTACACCGTCCTGGCGATCTTCCCGGCACTGCTGGCCATGGTCTCCATCCTGGGGGTCGTGGGACAGGGCGAAAGCACCACGAATGCCCTGCTGGACTTCGTTAAGCAGTTTGCGCCCGAAGACGCCGCCAAGGTCATTCAGGGACCCATCGAGCAGCTGACGAACTCCAGCGCTGCCGGCATCACGTTGATCATCGGTATCGTGGGCGCCCTCTGGTCCGCCTCCGGCTTCGTGAAGGCGTTCGGCCGTTCCCTCAACCGCATTTACGAAGTGGATGAAGGCCGGCCCGCCTGGAAACTGCTTCCCACGCAGCTGCTTGTGACCCTGATCCTGGTCCTGATGGCGGCCGCACTGATGCTGATGCTGGTGATTTCCGGCCCGATCGCCGAAGCGATCGGCAACGTCATCGGCCTGGGCAGTGAAGCGGTAACCGTCTGGAACATCGCCAAGTGGCCGGTCATGCTGATCTTCGCCGTGCTGATCATCGCAGTCCTTTACTACGCCACCCCGAACGTCAAGCAGCCTAAATTCCGCTGGATGAGCATGGGCTCGCTGATTGCCCTCGTGATCCTGGCGATCGTGACCCTTGGCTTCAGCTTCTACGTCGCAAACTTCGGCAACTACAACGCCACCTACGGTGCCATCGGCGGCGTCATCGTCCTGCTGCTGTGGATCTGGCTGGCCAATGTGTCCCTGCTCTTCGGTGCGGAGTTCGACGCCGAGGTGGAGCGCGGCCGCGAACTGCAGGCAGGCATCCAGGCCGAGGAATCCGTGCAGCTTCCCCCGCGTGACACCCGCCAGACGGAGAAGCGCCAGGAGCAGGAAGAGAAAGACATCGAGGAAGGCCGGAAGCTGCGCCAGCAGCACGCCGGCAAGGACTACGACGACCACCTGCACGAGTAG
- a CDS encoding TRAP transporter small permease subunit, whose protein sequence is MPDKQQPSPGQGRWQKTAAVITRIEIFIGAVALITILAMVFMQALQRYLPGGGYAWTGELARFALIWLTFAAAGVLVSTNGHIALEIVDAIPNQMVVRWVQVIALVVVAVTGFGLTIEAFALIDSQQIIKSPVLRVPMSFVYLPVLLGVLSLTVRALVAAVLVAKNGPMLTEYDSDEAPAVVV, encoded by the coding sequence GTGCCGGACAAGCAGCAGCCATCACCCGGACAGGGGCGGTGGCAGAAAACCGCGGCGGTTATCACCCGCATTGAAATATTTATCGGCGCCGTCGCGCTTATCACCATCCTGGCAATGGTCTTTATGCAGGCCCTGCAGCGCTACCTGCCCGGAGGAGGCTACGCCTGGACCGGTGAGCTTGCCCGCTTTGCACTCATCTGGCTGACCTTCGCCGCAGCCGGCGTGCTGGTGAGCACCAACGGACATATCGCCTTGGAGATCGTGGACGCCATCCCCAACCAGATGGTGGTCCGCTGGGTCCAGGTCATTGCGCTGGTGGTGGTGGCAGTCACCGGATTCGGTCTGACCATCGAAGCCTTCGCGCTCATTGACTCGCAGCAGATCATTAAGTCACCCGTGCTTCGCGTGCCCATGTCCTTCGTCTACCTGCCCGTGCTCCTGGGCGTGCTCAGCCTGACGGTCCGGGCCCTGGTTGCAGCGGTCCTGGTCGCGAAAAACGGCCCGATGCTCACCGAGTACGACAGCGATGAAGCACCGGCGGTGGTCGTATGA
- a CDS encoding SDR family oxidoreductase gives MTEQTPEQPEQVPGQETARPRLEGRTAVVTGASRGIGLAIARRLVAEGAKVCITARNIGPLKEAAAEFPEGTVLAVAGRSDDPDHRAEVLDTVADTWGRLDILVNNAGVNPVYGPLSELDPEAARRILDVNVLGTLAWVTAVCAHEALDFRGRGGSVLNLSSVSAQTPAAGIGFYGISKAAVEQLTRTLAVELAPTVRVNALAPAVVKTQFARALYEGREEKVSSTYPLKRLGTPEDVAGAAAFLASDDAAWVTGQIINLDGGLLVAGGAA, from the coding sequence ATGACGGAACAGACGCCGGAGCAGCCGGAGCAGGTGCCGGGGCAGGAGACAGCCAGGCCCCGCCTCGAGGGCAGGACAGCAGTGGTCACCGGAGCCAGCCGCGGCATCGGACTGGCGATCGCCCGGCGGCTGGTGGCCGAAGGCGCGAAGGTCTGCATCACCGCCCGCAACATCGGCCCGCTGAAGGAAGCCGCTGCGGAGTTCCCGGAAGGCACCGTGCTGGCGGTTGCCGGCCGGTCCGACGACCCGGACCACCGCGCAGAGGTGCTGGACACCGTCGCGGACACCTGGGGCCGGCTGGACATCCTCGTGAACAACGCCGGGGTGAACCCCGTCTACGGCCCGCTGAGCGAGCTGGACCCGGAGGCGGCCCGCCGGATCCTCGACGTCAACGTGCTCGGCACCCTCGCCTGGGTCACCGCCGTCTGCGCCCATGAAGCCCTGGACTTCCGCGGCCGCGGCGGCTCGGTATTGAACCTCTCCTCCGTCTCGGCGCAGACACCTGCCGCCGGCATCGGCTTCTACGGCATCAGCAAGGCCGCCGTGGAACAGCTCACCCGTACCCTCGCCGTCGAACTGGCACCCACCGTGCGTGTGAACGCGCTGGCACCCGCCGTCGTCAAGACGCAGTTTGCCCGTGCCCTGTACGAAGGGCGCGAGGAAAAGGTCAGCTCCACCTACCCGCTCAAGCGGCTCGGCACCCCGGAGGACGTGGCCGGCGCGGCTGCCTTCCTGGCCTCCGACGACGCCGCCTGGGTCACCGGGCAGATCATCAACCTCGACGGCGGCCTGCTGGTGGCCGGCGGCGCGGCCTGA
- a CDS encoding TIGR03085 family metal-binding protein, which yields MAWVDTERAELVRTLREADPLAPTLCEGWDVRRLLAHLVLREHAPWKIAADAVRRPKPGQEKHLGAEAAAAAVPEGYAALVDRFAAGPGRFSPYRLEAANLVEYVVHHEDIRRGEGTAAPRELPAGQQQALWKQLGLMARMGYRGSPVGVELALPGSGRRRVKRGTESVLVSGDVVDLALHAMGRRAAANVSIEGGGDAVRAFRQWAGR from the coding sequence ATGGCATGGGTGGATACGGAACGCGCGGAACTGGTCCGGACGCTGCGGGAGGCGGATCCGCTCGCACCCACCCTGTGTGAGGGGTGGGACGTGCGCCGGCTGCTGGCGCACCTCGTGCTCCGGGAGCACGCCCCCTGGAAGATCGCCGCCGATGCGGTGCGCCGGCCCAAACCGGGCCAGGAAAAGCACCTCGGCGCCGAGGCTGCAGCGGCAGCGGTGCCTGAGGGCTATGCTGCGCTGGTTGACCGGTTCGCCGCCGGTCCGGGCCGGTTTTCGCCCTACCGGCTGGAGGCGGCAAACCTGGTGGAATACGTCGTTCACCATGAGGACATCCGCCGCGGCGAGGGAACGGCCGCACCACGGGAACTCCCTGCCGGCCAGCAGCAGGCGCTGTGGAAGCAGCTGGGCCTGATGGCGCGGATGGGATACCGCGGCAGCCCTGTCGGCGTGGAACTGGCGCTGCCCGGTTCGGGGCGGCGCAGGGTCAAGCGCGGCACTGAGTCGGTGTTGGTTTCCGGGGATGTAGTGGACCTCGCGCTGCATGCCATGGGCCGGCGCGCAGCGGCCAATGTCAGCATCGAAGGCGGGGGTGACGCCGTCCGCGCGTTCCGCCAGTGGGCAGGCAGGTAA
- a CDS encoding MarR family winged helix-turn-helix transcriptional regulator, producing the protein MTYQESRKMQNEGDWEPVRLLSTAARLVRREVDNKLRAVGLTQERVTVLRVLLADGPMRRAELARRLRVTAQTLGTALVSMAGQGLVEEVPAETVGRSGRWVAISERGQKLLADAENLEQDDSTAGIGPELRAELTALIRGLEPGRPTRRAAPLFPSGRQQGVPPLTAGSEPPLPG; encoded by the coding sequence ATGACGTATCAGGAAAGCAGGAAGATGCAGAACGAGGGGGATTGGGAACCCGTGCGGCTGCTCTCGACGGCTGCACGGCTTGTACGGCGGGAAGTGGATAACAAGCTTCGCGCAGTGGGACTAACCCAGGAACGTGTGACGGTGCTGCGGGTGCTCCTTGCCGATGGGCCCATGCGCCGCGCGGAGCTTGCCCGGCGGCTGCGTGTTACTGCACAGACCCTGGGGACGGCGCTCGTGAGTATGGCCGGGCAGGGCCTCGTGGAAGAGGTGCCGGCGGAAACTGTCGGCAGGTCCGGACGATGGGTTGCCATTTCCGAACGCGGGCAAAAGCTCCTGGCCGACGCCGAAAACCTTGAGCAGGACGACTCCACCGCCGGGATCGGCCCCGAGCTGCGTGCGGAACTGACTGCGCTTATCAGGGGACTGGAACCGGGCAGGCCGACCCGGCGTGCGGCTCCGCTGTTCCCCTCCGGCCGGCAGCAGGGTGTGCCCCCGCTCACCGCGGGCTCCGAGCCACCGCTGCCGGGGTAA
- a CDS encoding TetR/AcrR family transcriptional regulator: MTDTRVQPGWRDFSVPALPPLLRAALDCFVEHGYHGTTIRTVATRAGLSVPGLYHHYPSKQALLVGIAESAMADLYARSTAALAEAGGDVEQRFALLIECLVLVHAYRWEHAFIAASEIRSLEGPARAGHIAARDRQQKLLDDVVAEAVRSGRFTTGYPKDASRAVTTMCTGVAQWYRAGGPLPPEELADRYVQICRGAVGAV, translated from the coding sequence ATGACCGACACCCGTGTGCAGCCCGGCTGGCGGGACTTCTCCGTCCCCGCCCTGCCCCCGCTGCTGCGCGCCGCCCTGGACTGTTTTGTGGAGCACGGCTACCACGGGACCACCATCCGCACCGTCGCCACCCGCGCCGGGCTCTCCGTGCCCGGGCTGTACCACCATTACCCGTCCAAACAGGCGCTGCTGGTGGGGATAGCCGAATCCGCCATGGCAGACCTGTACGCCCGCAGCACGGCGGCCCTGGCCGAGGCCGGCGGTGACGTGGAGCAGCGGTTTGCCCTGCTCATCGAATGCCTGGTCCTGGTCCACGCCTACCGCTGGGAACACGCCTTCATTGCGGCCAGCGAGATCCGCAGCCTGGAGGGGCCGGCCCGGGCCGGGCATATCGCGGCCCGGGACCGGCAGCAGAAACTCCTGGACGACGTCGTGGCCGAAGCCGTGCGCAGCGGCCGCTTCACCACCGGCTACCCCAAGGACGCCAGCCGGGCGGTCACCACCATGTGCACCGGAGTGGCCCAGTGGTACCGCGCCGGCGGCCCGCTTCCGCCGGAGGAACTGGCGGACCGCTATGTGCAGATCTGCCGCGGCGCGGTCGGCGCCGTGTAG
- a CDS encoding FAD-dependent oxidoreductase: MSTDGAPASIAVVGGGIAGFSAVRELRRRGYAGVLSLVDPAGLPYDRPPLSKAFLAGTLDRLRLQLAPRQWFEDNSISVIADSVGRLDAGSGTTAPVLALASGTELTADVVLLATGARARRLPLPGADLPGVFTLRSAGDAEALRERIIPGAHLVILGAGLIGAEVAGTARALGADVTLVDPAGLPSASAVGPEMAGSLHQLHTAHGTHYRRGMPEAICADGGALTVELTDGSRLSATAVLMAAGSEPVTELARGAGLAVDGGVLVDGSGRTSHPRVFAAGDSSRRIGSGGVPGRRFEHWDAARHTGEAAAAGMLGVDPPAAAVDWFWSDRYGVHLEVAGSMTVPGRTMLRGEPGPGFMAFRLGADGTLAGVAAVDAGTAVRAARRLIETGRRVDPEQLRDPAVDLRRLARAKS; this comes from the coding sequence TTGAGTACCGACGGAGCCCCGGCGTCCATAGCCGTGGTGGGCGGCGGAATCGCCGGCTTCAGTGCGGTGCGTGAGCTGCGCCGGCGCGGTTATGCCGGCGTACTGTCCCTGGTGGATCCCGCCGGACTGCCCTATGACCGGCCGCCGCTGAGCAAGGCCTTCCTCGCCGGGACCCTGGACCGGCTGCGCCTGCAGCTGGCTCCCCGGCAGTGGTTCGAGGACAACAGCATCTCCGTGATTGCCGACTCCGTGGGCAGGCTCGACGCCGGCAGCGGCACCACCGCGCCCGTCCTCGCCCTGGCCTCCGGCACGGAGCTGACGGCCGACGTCGTTCTGCTTGCCACCGGTGCCCGCGCCCGCCGGCTGCCGCTGCCGGGTGCGGACCTGCCCGGGGTGTTCACCCTGCGCAGCGCCGGCGACGCCGAAGCGCTGCGGGAGCGGATCATTCCCGGTGCACACCTGGTCATCCTTGGCGCCGGACTGATCGGCGCCGAAGTGGCAGGTACCGCCCGCGCCCTGGGCGCCGACGTCACCCTGGTGGATCCCGCCGGCCTGCCGTCCGCATCCGCGGTGGGTCCCGAGATGGCCGGCTCCCTGCATCAACTCCACACCGCGCACGGCACGCACTACCGGCGCGGCATGCCGGAGGCCATCTGTGCGGACGGGGGAGCCCTGACCGTGGAGCTCACGGACGGCAGCAGGCTTTCCGCCACCGCGGTCCTGATGGCCGCGGGCAGCGAACCGGTCACGGAACTCGCCCGCGGTGCGGGGTTGGCGGTGGACGGCGGCGTACTGGTGGACGGCTCCGGGCGCACTTCCCACCCGCGCGTTTTCGCCGCCGGAGATTCCTCCCGCCGCATTGGTTCCGGCGGAGTGCCCGGCCGCAGGTTCGAGCACTGGGATGCTGCCCGGCACACGGGTGAGGCGGCCGCGGCCGGGATGCTCGGCGTCGACCCTCCGGCCGCGGCGGTGGACTGGTTCTGGTCCGACCGGTACGGCGTGCATCTGGAAGTGGCCGGCAGCATGACGGTTCCGGGGCGGACCATGCTCCGCGGCGAACCCGGCCCCGGTTTTATGGCCTTTCGCCTCGGTGCGGACGGGACGCTGGCCGGCGTGGCCGCCGTCGACGCCGGAACCGCCGTGCGGGCCGCGCGCAGGCTGATTGAAACCGGGCGCCGTGTGGACCCGGAACAGCTGCGGGACCCCGCCGTGGACCTGCGGCGGCTGGCGCGGGCCAAGTCCTAG
- a CDS encoding bifunctional 3-phenylpropionate/cinnamic acid dioxygenase ferredoxin subunit, with translation MSEGIRVADVDGIEEGEALTVDAETAGTADDIAVFHSDNGRFYALNDTCTHEDASLAEGWIEGDEVECPVHSARFCLRTGEALCLPALVNTKAHRVDVRDGGVWLYPNESPLGA, from the coding sequence ATGAGCGAGGGTATCCGCGTTGCCGACGTTGATGGAATAGAAGAGGGCGAGGCCCTCACGGTGGACGCCGAAACGGCGGGCACCGCGGACGACATTGCCGTGTTCCACAGCGACAACGGACGCTTCTACGCGCTCAATGACACCTGCACGCACGAGGATGCATCCCTTGCCGAAGGATGGATCGAGGGGGATGAGGTGGAATGCCCCGTCCACTCCGCACGCTTCTGCCTCCGCACCGGCGAGGCCCTGTGCCTGCCGGCCCTGGTCAATACCAAGGCCCACCGGGTGGACGTGCGTGACGGTGGGGTCTGGCTCTACCCCAACGAGAGTCCGCTCGGCGCTTGA
- a CDS encoding iron-siderophore ABC transporter substrate-binding protein: protein MALSRMRRAAAAAAVAVLSLSACSTGAAGENESSSSAAAAEDQFPVTIEHAFGETTIEGVPERVAAVSWANAETALALGVVPVGMPLIEFGGNEQGTTPWIDDALEDLDAPIGSENAPAQYSEADGIAFDDVAATNPDVIIAAYSGLSQEDYDKLSKIAPVVAYPEAPWGTSWQDTATMIGEALGKSDDAEKLVADTEQAITDKAAEYPQLEGKTFIYGNLAPGAENSVYTALDNRPKFMESLGLTQAPVVAENSKEGEFYVPWSDENLNQLDSDIFVSWVASDDVADTIASDPLLSQIPAVKNGSLVADADPTRVFSTSAINVLSIPYALDNVVPMIADAATAADNAK, encoded by the coding sequence ATGGCCCTGTCCCGGATGCGGCGCGCAGCCGCTGCGGCCGCCGTCGCCGTTCTTTCCCTCTCCGCCTGCTCCACCGGCGCCGCGGGTGAAAACGAATCCTCCAGCAGCGCTGCCGCTGCCGAAGACCAGTTCCCCGTAACCATCGAGCATGCCTTCGGCGAGACCACCATTGAAGGTGTTCCCGAGCGGGTGGCAGCCGTGTCCTGGGCCAACGCGGAGACCGCCCTCGCGCTGGGTGTGGTTCCCGTGGGTATGCCCTTGATTGAGTTCGGCGGCAACGAGCAGGGCACCACCCCCTGGATCGACGACGCGCTCGAGGACCTGGACGCACCCATCGGCTCCGAAAACGCTCCGGCGCAGTACTCCGAGGCTGACGGCATTGCCTTCGACGACGTCGCGGCCACCAACCCCGACGTCATCATCGCTGCGTACTCCGGCCTCTCGCAGGAGGACTACGACAAGCTGAGCAAGATTGCTCCCGTGGTGGCCTACCCCGAAGCTCCCTGGGGCACCTCCTGGCAGGACACCGCCACCATGATCGGCGAGGCCCTGGGCAAGAGCGACGACGCGGAAAAGCTGGTGGCGGACACAGAGCAGGCCATCACCGACAAGGCCGCCGAATACCCGCAGCTGGAAGGCAAGACCTTCATCTACGGCAACCTCGCCCCGGGTGCGGAGAACTCCGTCTACACCGCGCTGGACAACCGCCCCAAGTTCATGGAGTCCCTGGGCCTGACGCAGGCCCCCGTGGTGGCCGAGAACAGCAAGGAAGGCGAGTTCTACGTCCCCTGGTCCGACGAGAACCTCAACCAGCTGGACTCGGATATCTTCGTCAGCTGGGTGGCCAGCGACGACGTGGCGGACACCATTGCCTCCGATCCGCTGTTGAGCCAGATCCCCGCTGTGAAGAACGGCAGCCTGGTGGCCGACGCCGATCCCACGCGCGTCTTCTCCACGTCGGCCATCAACGTGCTCAGCATCCCGTACGCCCTGGACAACGTGGTGCCGATGATCGCCGACGCCGCCACGGCAGCGGACAACGCGAAGTAA
- a CDS encoding mechanosensitive ion channel domain-containing protein has product MEDLLSLAVSFKPLFAVLVAVGVALILARILREVVHRAFRKTPGIREISVKARNPLRLGLALIGVRIALGATAAGTSWLPAVDYVLVLGLIGAVAWLAVVVLLVIEAMILTRYSTDTRDNRRYRRLKTQVILGRRVGIAILISLAVACVLLTIPEVRALGAGILASAGVLSIVAGLAVQGTLTNVFAGMQLAFTDAIRVDDVVVVEGEWGTIEEITMTYVVLHIWDDRRLILPSTYFTTTPFQNWTRRRSDILGTVELDLDWRVPVGELRTLLREILADTDLWDQRTSVLQVTDAVKGLVRIRILVSAVDSGTLFDLRCLIRETMVTHLQEHHPEALPRQRWEEVRPPARAAQRVPRSAPATRSEDTSDSQLFTGSIDAVERRVSFSGPGEEVFAEREDAAEEQSR; this is encoded by the coding sequence ATGGAAGACCTCCTTTCCCTTGCCGTCAGCTTTAAACCGCTCTTTGCCGTGCTGGTGGCAGTGGGTGTTGCCCTGATCCTCGCCCGGATCCTGCGGGAGGTGGTCCACCGGGCCTTCCGGAAAACACCCGGCATCCGGGAAATCTCCGTCAAGGCCCGGAACCCGCTGCGTCTGGGGCTCGCCCTGATCGGAGTGCGGATTGCCCTCGGCGCCACGGCAGCCGGGACCTCGTGGCTGCCGGCGGTGGACTATGTGCTGGTGCTGGGCCTGATTGGTGCGGTGGCCTGGCTTGCAGTGGTGGTGCTGCTGGTCATTGAGGCCATGATCCTCACCAGGTACAGCACCGATACCCGCGATAACCGCAGGTACCGGCGCCTCAAGACCCAGGTCATCCTGGGCCGGCGGGTCGGCATCGCCATCCTGATCAGCCTGGCCGTGGCCTGTGTGCTGCTGACCATTCCCGAGGTCCGTGCCCTCGGCGCCGGCATCCTGGCCTCCGCCGGTGTGCTGTCCATCGTGGCCGGCCTCGCCGTGCAGGGGACGCTGACGAATGTCTTTGCCGGAATGCAGCTGGCCTTCACCGATGCGATCCGGGTGGACGACGTCGTTGTGGTGGAAGGCGAATGGGGCACCATCGAGGAAATCACCATGACCTACGTGGTGCTCCACATCTGGGACGACCGGCGCCTGATCCTGCCCTCCACCTACTTCACCACCACGCCGTTCCAGAACTGGACCCGCCGCCGGTCGGACATCCTGGGCACGGTGGAACTGGACCTGGACTGGCGGGTCCCGGTGGGGGAGCTGCGCACCCTGCTCAGGGAGATCCTGGCCGACACCGACCTGTGGGACCAGCGCACCAGTGTCCTGCAGGTGACGGACGCGGTGAAGGGCCTGGTGCGGATCCGCATCCTCGTCAGCGCCGTGGACAGCGGCACCCTGTTCGACCTGCGCTGCCTCATCCGCGAAACCATGGTGACACACCTGCAGGAACACCATCCGGAGGCCCTTCCCCGGCAGCGCTGGGAGGAAGTCCGTCCACCGGCCCGCGCGGCGCAGCGCGTTCCCCGCAGCGCCCCGGCGACGCGCAGCGAGGACACCAGCGACTCCCAGCTGTTCACCGGCAGCATCGACGCCGTGGAGCGCCGCGTGAGCTTCTCCGGCCCCGGCGAGGAGGTCTTCGCCGAACGGGAGGACGCCGCAGAGGAGCAGTCCCGCTGA
- a CDS encoding acyl-CoA dehydrogenase family protein, translating to MSTTDLSQDASRNGSARKIKERVVTEQDARNATEAARDTGESRPSFAKGIYLGNYNLDLVGSLPPGDLDEEARAQLFLAALTDYCKTMDGRAIERTGIIPDENLRGLADLGVFGIKIPQHYGGLGLSLLNYGRALMILGTVHPSLGALVSAHQSIGVPEPVKVFGTEAQKEEYLPRCAAGAVTAFLLTEPDVGSDPARLRTTAIPSDDGSEYVIDGVKLWTTNGVIAELVVVMAAVPPHGESKGGISAFVVEMSSPGITVENRNNFMGLRGIENGVTRFTNVRVPAANRLGREGQGLKIALTTLNTGRLSIPAMCAAAGKWSLKIARGWSGAREQWGRPIGRHEAVAKKLAFIAATSFALEAVFELSAELADAGTKDIRIEAALAKLWASEMAYNIADELVQVRGGRGFETADSLAARGERAVPAEQQLRDLRINRVFEGSTEIMHLFIAREAVDAHLSAAGDLAVADAPVGAKARAALKASGFYGKWLPTLAAGKGNVPTSYTEFGVLARHLRYAERASRRLARSTFYGMARWQAGLEQHQVFLGRIVDIGAEIFAISASCVRAVKIRREDPAEGASAFELADAFSRESRVRIEALFDGLWNNSDESDRRLSKGVLAGRYTWQEEGVLDGSEGTGPWISETARGDEPKENLHRWYR from the coding sequence ATGAGCACCACTGATCTTTCCCAGGACGCCAGCCGCAACGGCAGCGCCCGCAAAATCAAGGAACGCGTCGTCACCGAACAGGACGCCCGCAACGCCACCGAAGCAGCCCGGGATACCGGTGAGTCCCGGCCGAGTTTCGCCAAGGGAATCTACCTGGGCAACTACAACCTGGACCTGGTGGGCTCCCTGCCCCCGGGGGACCTCGATGAAGAGGCCCGGGCACAGCTGTTCCTGGCGGCCTTGACGGACTACTGCAAAACCATGGACGGCCGGGCAATTGAACGTACCGGCATCATCCCCGACGAGAACCTGCGCGGGCTCGCCGATCTGGGGGTGTTTGGAATAAAGATCCCGCAGCACTACGGCGGGCTGGGCCTGTCCCTGCTGAACTACGGGCGTGCCCTGATGATCCTGGGCACCGTGCACCCCAGCCTGGGTGCGCTGGTCTCCGCCCACCAGTCCATCGGTGTGCCGGAACCGGTCAAGGTGTTCGGCACCGAGGCGCAGAAGGAGGAGTACCTGCCGCGCTGCGCCGCCGGGGCGGTGACCGCCTTCCTGCTCACCGAACCCGACGTCGGGTCCGACCCCGCGCGGCTGCGCACCACCGCCATCCCCTCCGACGACGGCAGCGAATACGTGATCGACGGCGTCAAGCTGTGGACCACCAACGGGGTCATTGCCGAACTGGTGGTGGTGATGGCCGCCGTTCCGCCGCACGGCGAGTCCAAGGGCGGGATCAGCGCCTTTGTGGTGGAGATGTCCTCCCCCGGCATCACCGTGGAGAACCGCAACAACTTCATGGGCCTGCGCGGCATCGAAAACGGGGTCACCCGGTTCACCAATGTCCGCGTCCCGGCCGCCAACCGGCTGGGCCGCGAGGGCCAGGGCCTGAAGATCGCCCTGACCACACTGAACACGGGCCGGCTGTCCATTCCGGCCATGTGCGCCGCGGCCGGCAAATGGTCGCTGAAGATTGCCCGCGGCTGGTCCGGTGCCCGGGAGCAGTGGGGCAGGCCGATTGGCCGGCACGAGGCCGTGGCCAAGAAGCTCGCCTTCATTGCAGCCACCAGCTTCGCGCTGGAGGCGGTGTTTGAACTCTCCGCCGAACTGGCCGACGCCGGCACCAAGGACATCCGCATCGAGGCGGCCCTGGCCAAACTATGGGCCAGCGAAATGGCCTACAACATTGCGGACGAGCTGGTGCAGGTGCGCGGCGGACGCGGTTTCGAGACGGCCGATTCGCTTGCGGCCCGCGGCGAGCGTGCGGTCCCGGCCGAGCAGCAGCTGCGGGACCTGCGCATCAACCGGGTGTTCGAGGGGTCCACCGAGATCATGCACCTGTTCATTGCACGTGAAGCGGTGGATGCCCACCTCTCCGCGGCCGGGGACCTGGCGGTGGCGGATGCTCCGGTGGGCGCCAAGGCGCGGGCGGCCCTGAAGGCCAGCGGTTTCTACGGCAAGTGGCTGCCGACGCTCGCCGCGGGCAAGGGCAATGTGCCGACGTCCTACACGGAGTTCGGCGTGCTGGCCCGGCACCTGCGCTACGCCGAGCGGGCTTCGCGCCGGCTGGCCCGCTCCACCTTCTACGGCATGGCCCGCTGGCAGGCCGGGTTGGAACAGCACCAGGTTTTCCTGGGCCGGATCGTGGACATCGGTGCCGAGATTTTTGCCATCTCCGCCTCCTGCGTCCGCGCCGTGAAGATCCGCCGGGAGGATCCGGCGGAAGGAGCCAGCGCATTCGAGCTCGCCGATGCGTTCAGCAGGGAATCCCGGGTCCGGATCGAAGCACTTTTCGACGGCCTGTGGAACAACTCCGACGAGTCCGACCGCCGGCTATCCAAGGGCGTTTTGGCCGGGCGGTACACCTGGCAGGAGGAGGGTGTGCTGGACGGGTCCGAAGGCACCGGACCGTGGATTTCCGAGACGGCCCGCGGGGACGAGCCGAAGGAGAACCTGCACCGCTGGTACCGGTAG